The proteins below come from a single Dermatophilaceae bacterium Soc4.6 genomic window:
- a CDS encoding ROK family glucokinase, giving the protein MTSSTPQPDLAIGIDIGGTKVAGGAVAPDGSVLARARRDTPHRSMSPDVVEDTIVAVVEELFDLVGRERVVAVGIGAAGFVAADRKTVVFAPHLSWRHEPLEDNLNRRVHVPITVDNDANAAAWAEWKFGAAQGESHLMIVNLGTGIGGGIVIDGRVQRGRHGIAGEFGHMQVVPNGLRCECGNRGCWEQYASGNALVREARGLIAARSPVVNDLLASVGGDGNALTGPLITAAAQAGDPTAIELLADIGHWLGVGIANLAAAFDPGTFVIGGGVSAAGPLLLDPARDTFRRQLTGRGYRPEARIVVAQLGNEAGLIGAADLSRLDAAGDELP; this is encoded by the coding sequence ATGACCAGCAGCACCCCCCAGCCCGACCTCGCCATCGGGATCGACATCGGCGGCACCAAGGTCGCCGGGGGAGCGGTGGCCCCCGACGGCTCGGTGCTGGCGAGGGCTCGCCGCGACACCCCCCACCGCTCGATGTCGCCCGATGTCGTGGAGGACACCATCGTCGCCGTCGTCGAGGAGCTCTTCGACCTCGTCGGGCGCGAGCGGGTGGTGGCGGTGGGCATCGGCGCGGCCGGCTTCGTGGCCGCCGACCGCAAGACCGTGGTCTTCGCCCCGCACCTGTCGTGGCGGCATGAACCGCTCGAGGACAACCTCAACCGGCGCGTCCACGTGCCCATCACCGTCGACAACGACGCCAACGCGGCGGCCTGGGCCGAGTGGAAGTTCGGTGCGGCCCAGGGCGAGTCGCACCTGATGATCGTCAATCTCGGCACCGGTATCGGGGGCGGCATCGTCATCGACGGCCGGGTGCAGCGCGGGCGCCACGGCATCGCCGGAGAGTTCGGCCACATGCAGGTGGTGCCCAACGGCCTGCGGTGCGAGTGCGGCAACCGCGGCTGCTGGGAGCAGTACGCCAGCGGCAACGCCCTGGTGCGGGAGGCCCGGGGTCTCATCGCCGCCCGCTCGCCAGTCGTCAACGACCTCCTGGCCTCCGTCGGCGGCGACGGCAACGCGCTGACCGGGCCGCTCATCACGGCGGCAGCACAGGCCGGCGACCCGACCGCGATCGAGCTGCTGGCCGACATCGGTCACTGGCTCGGTGTCGGCATCGCCAACCTCGCGGCCGCCTTCGACCCCGGCACGTTCGTCATCGGTGGCGGCGTCAGTGCTGCCGGACCGCTGCTGCTCGACCCGGCCCGTGACACCTTCCGGCGCCAGCTGACCGGCCGCGGCTACCGACCCGAGGCGCGCATCGTCGTGGCCCAGCTGGGCAACGAGGCCGGCCTGATCGGTGCCGCCGACCTCTCGCGCCTCGACGCTGCAGGCGACGAGCTGCCGTGA
- a CDS encoding endonuclease/exonuclease/phosphatase family protein encodes MSDGLGARPTLRVASYNTRDLLDDAAAAARVVRALDPDVLCLQEVPRRLLAARRVARFATACGLRWAGAHRGSGGVTIFTSDRVEVSESSHHRLPVRLGVRRRGYAVATVALPGHPPLTVVSLHLSLVAAQRVQHVNQLLAEIGADAAPVRTIVAGDLNEEPGSAAYALLARHLVAVGEPALTFPTSNPDKALDVVFASADLVARPGSPVALDEADLRAATDHLPVWVEVQS; translated from the coding sequence GTGAGCGACGGGCTCGGCGCCCGTCCCACCCTGCGGGTCGCGTCGTACAACACCCGCGACCTGCTCGACGACGCTGCCGCCGCGGCACGGGTGGTGCGCGCCCTCGATCCTGACGTGCTCTGCCTGCAGGAGGTGCCACGACGGCTTCTCGCCGCGAGGCGGGTGGCGCGCTTCGCGACGGCCTGCGGCCTGCGCTGGGCCGGAGCACACCGGGGCAGCGGCGGGGTGACCATCTTCACCTCCGACCGGGTCGAGGTGAGCGAGAGCTCGCACCACCGCCTCCCTGTGCGGCTCGGCGTGCGACGGCGAGGGTATGCCGTCGCCACCGTCGCGCTGCCCGGTCACCCCCCGCTGACGGTCGTGTCCCTCCATCTGAGTCTTGTTGCAGCCCAACGGGTTCAGCACGTGAACCAGCTGCTCGCCGAGATCGGTGCCGACGCCGCACCGGTGCGCACCATCGTTGCCGGCGACCTCAATGAGGAGCCGGGCTCGGCGGCATACGCCCTGCTGGCGAGGCACCTGGTGGCGGTGGGCGAGCCCGCCCTCACCTTCCCCACCAGCAACCCCGACAAGGCGCTCGACGTCGTCTTCGCGTCGGCCGACCTCGTCGCGCGACCGGGGTCGCCGGTGGCGCTCGACGAGGCCGACCTGCGTGCGGCGACGGACCACCTCCCGGTGTGGGTCGAGGTGCAGTCGTGA
- a CDS encoding VWA domain-containing protein, translated as MTHGLVAGATSVLHPVDRAAFVTGLGATLRRRGLPVSLAALGTFARALEAAPPRDVGTLYWSARLTLVTRHDDLAAFDDVFDAVFRDAALPLEGRRRAPAGAGSPTDRLASVRGVDGPEVDGEGLPWHTLPPVVAPADTADEGQLVPERLPSAVAGLRDTPFDELDEAQLALVGAWLEGVLPRWPTRPSRRRRPHPRGDRVALRETLAASRRTGWEPVVLVRTRPVRRPRPVVVIADVSQSMQPYATAYLHLLRALALGGRAEAFVFSTRLTRVTAALRHRSAAEAVTGATRLVDDRYGGTHLAASLRALLRSRHGHALRGAVVVIASDGCDADPPQALAQVMRSVHRRAHRVVWVNPRAGVPGYEPLVGSMAAALPWCDTFLPGDTLSGLQAVIHAIVTP; from the coding sequence GTGACCCACGGCCTGGTGGCCGGTGCGACGTCCGTGCTGCACCCGGTCGACCGGGCGGCCTTCGTCACCGGCCTCGGCGCGACACTGCGCCGACGCGGTCTGCCCGTCAGTCTCGCGGCCCTCGGGACCTTCGCGCGCGCCCTCGAGGCCGCTCCCCCACGTGACGTCGGCACGCTCTACTGGTCGGCCCGCCTCACCCTCGTCACCCGGCACGACGACCTCGCCGCTTTCGACGACGTCTTCGACGCGGTCTTCCGCGACGCGGCGCTGCCCCTCGAGGGCCGCCGTCGGGCGCCGGCCGGTGCGGGCTCGCCGACCGACCGTCTCGCCAGCGTCCGGGGAGTCGACGGGCCGGAGGTCGACGGCGAGGGCCTGCCGTGGCACACGCTGCCCCCCGTGGTCGCCCCGGCCGACACCGCCGACGAGGGCCAGCTCGTGCCCGAGCGGCTGCCGAGCGCTGTCGCCGGCCTGCGCGACACCCCCTTCGACGAGCTCGACGAGGCGCAGCTGGCCCTGGTCGGCGCCTGGCTCGAGGGCGTGCTGCCCCGTTGGCCCACGCGGCCCTCGCGACGGCGTCGACCGCACCCGCGGGGTGACCGGGTGGCCCTGCGCGAGACGCTCGCCGCCTCACGCCGCACGGGGTGGGAGCCGGTCGTCCTCGTGCGCACCCGGCCGGTGCGCCGGCCGCGGCCGGTCGTCGTCATCGCCGACGTCAGCCAGTCGATGCAGCCCTACGCCACGGCCTACCTCCACCTGCTGCGTGCGCTCGCCCTCGGCGGCCGCGCCGAGGCCTTCGTCTTCTCGACCCGGCTCACCCGGGTCACGGCGGCCCTGCGCCACCGCTCCGCCGCCGAGGCCGTGACGGGAGCCACGCGACTCGTCGACGACCGGTACGGCGGCACCCACCTCGCCGCCAGTCTGCGCGCCCTCCTGCGCTCACGGCACGGCCACGCGCTGCGTGGGGCCGTCGTCGTCATCGCCTCGGACGGCTGCGACGCCGACCCCCCGCAGGCGCTGGCGCAGGTGATGCGCAGCGTGCACCGGCGCGCCCACCGCGTGGTGTGGGTCAACCCGCGGGCCGGGGTGCCCGGCTACGAGCCGCTGGTCGGGTCCATGGCCGCCGCGCTGCCCTGGTGTGACACCTTCCTGCCCGGCGACACGCTGTCGGGGCTGCAGGCGGTCATCCACGCCATCGTCACCCCCTGA
- a CDS encoding LysR family transcriptional regulator, producing MTPTQLRAFATVVQCGSVKAAAEVLQVSEAAVSLHVAQLRKELGDPLFVRASTGLAFTPGGLRLASRAVEILGLQDRTVREVGQAGQGRRMLRVAATALFAEHAAPGLLGLFANRAKDLDLELSVHDSGALPALLASRAVDVGIGPHPVVLSEGFVVTTFLKYEIVAVTGPGHPLVGQDPHPSQLRSLTWLLGPSAASAMGVIPDLLRRIGVGEAHQRIFQSDAQALEEMRRTDGVGLALGFAVASDLAAGRLVALGGQGLRGGGRWSAQTLPAHAQLPAAAELLRFITTPRATQAMLKGTGAAPGRFRPSVHVTLWS from the coding sequence GTGACGCCGACCCAGTTGCGGGCCTTCGCCACGGTCGTCCAGTGCGGGTCCGTGAAGGCCGCGGCCGAGGTGCTCCAGGTGAGCGAGGCAGCGGTGTCGCTGCACGTGGCGCAGCTGCGCAAGGAGCTCGGCGACCCGCTCTTCGTGCGGGCGTCAACCGGTCTCGCGTTCACCCCGGGGGGTCTGCGGCTGGCCAGTCGGGCGGTCGAGATCCTCGGCCTGCAGGACCGCACCGTGCGTGAGGTCGGTCAGGCCGGGCAGGGTCGGCGGATGCTGCGGGTCGCTGCGACTGCCCTCTTTGCCGAGCACGCCGCCCCCGGCCTGCTCGGGCTCTTCGCCAACCGGGCGAAGGACCTCGATCTCGAGCTGAGCGTGCACGACAGTGGCGCGCTGCCCGCGCTGCTCGCGTCACGGGCCGTCGACGTGGGCATCGGGCCCCACCCCGTAGTGCTGTCAGAGGGATTCGTCGTGACGACGTTCCTCAAGTACGAGATCGTCGCGGTGACGGGGCCGGGTCACCCGCTTGTCGGCCAGGACCCTCATCCGTCCCAGCTGCGCTCTCTCACATGGCTGCTGGGTCCATCGGCCGCCAGCGCGATGGGGGTCATCCCCGACCTGCTGCGCCGGATCGGGGTGGGCGAGGCGCACCAGCGGATCTTCCAGAGCGACGCGCAGGCGCTCGAGGAGATGCGGCGGACCGATGGCGTCGGGCTGGCGCTCGGCTTCGCCGTGGCCAGCGACCTCGCCGCCGGCCGACTCGTCGCCCTGGGTGGGCAGGGCCTGCGGGGTGGGGGTCGCTGGTCGGCGCAGACGCTGCCGGCCCACGCCCAGCTGCCGGCCGCCGCCGAGCTGCTGCGCTTCATCACCACTCCCCGCGCGACCCAGGCCATGTTGAAGGGCACCGGCGCTGCTCCCGGCCGCTTCCGGCCGTCGGTGCACGTGACGCTCTGGAGCTGA